The following coding sequences lie in one Arachis stenosperma cultivar V10309 chromosome 5, arast.V10309.gnm1.PFL2, whole genome shotgun sequence genomic window:
- the LOC130981484 gene encoding uncharacterized protein LOC130981484, with protein sequence MDHDYFIPFCVLVGVRILRWPGKVDSQKSKFGPGFQQPQGGANATSDSHHDGSEIHPNSGDSVPASGDSVPATSRPFRPPRSEPRPAPQMSTHSVRNSLPDHLSLDANADEETLLDEEVDNLHDASGTQIRRGRKTTEFWAVRTIDSDGTIKPAKLSVREAMKRPNGRKIVLRFNNAKQAIGDEAGVLSGVLGLLGSNFGKFPICRTSWREITTKDKVYNECVKQIFHFDEDSEGLIKKNILKSLGKSWKETRLRLYDRFYEPTFTTEQNLENRPPGIDREHWRWYLDYRAKPETKEKCKKNAVNRSKQQYTHTGGSKSFAQRMEEEERIEEIEQQDESSRMLSQNDSIAQVFGKEKPGRVRGMGSGPTPSQLFGPNSHAYGNGVQQEETQRKLLELQAELEGEKLKRKAMEDEAASDKKKLKAMESALIYLFQRQGEELPPEIAAGMSFVE encoded by the exons ATGGACCATGACTACTTTATTcctttttgtgttcttgttggTGTCAGGATTTTAAGATGGCCCGGAAAGGTCGATTCACAAAAATCAAAGTTTGGACCAGGGTTTCAGCAACCTCAAGGGGGAGCGAATGCCACTTCAGACTCCCACCATGATGGCTCTGAAATTCACCCGAACAGTGGGGATAGTGTCCCTGCAAGCGGTGATAGTGTCCCCGCTACTTCACGCCCTTTTCGTCCCCCGCGAAGTGAACCAAGGCCTGCTCCACAGATGAGCACACACAGTGTCCGGAACTCGCTGCCAGACCATCTAAGCTTGGACGCTAATGCAGATGAGGAAACTCTTCTTGATGAAGAAGTTGACAACCTTCATGATGCTTCTGGAACTCAGATTCGCAGAGGACGCAAGACTACCGAATTTTGGGCGGTTAGGACCATCG ATTCTGACGGCACAATCAAGCCGGCAAAACTAAGTGTGAGGGAGGCTATGAAACGGCCTAACGGTAGGAAGATCGTGCTTAGGTTCAACAATGCAAAGCAAGCTATTGGGGACGAAGCTGGAGTGTTGAGTGGCGTGCTTGGTTTACTGGGATCTAATTTTGGAAAATTTCCCATCTGTAGAACAAGTTGGCGTGAGATTACCACGAAAGACAAGGTCTATAACGAATGTGTCAAG CAAATATTCCACTTTGATGAAGACAGCGAAGGActtataaagaaaaatattttgaaaagtttgGGAAAGTCTTGGAAGGAAACAAGGCTGAGGTTGTATGACCGTTTTTATGAGCCAACATTCACGACTGAACAAAATCTTGAGAATCGGCCGCCGGGAATTGATCGAGAGCATTGGAGATGGTACCTTGACTATCGCGCCAAACCTGAGACGAAG GAGAAGTGCAAGAAAAACGCGGTCAATCGATCAAAACAACAATATACTCACACTGGCGGCTCGAAAAGCTTCGCACAGCGGATGGAAGAAGAG GAAAGAATTGAGGAGATCGAGCAACAGGATGAGTCTTCTAGAATGTTGTCTCAGAATGATTCCATTGCTCAAGTTTTCGGAAAAGAGAAACCGGGTAGAGTACGTGGTATGGGATCTGGACCGACTCCTAGCCAACTCTTCGGTCCGAATTCACATGCATATGGCAACGGAGTCCAACAAGAGGAGACCCAGAGGAAGCTGCTTGAACTGCAGGCAGAGCTGGAAGGCGAGAAGTTGAAGAGAAAGGCGATGGAGGATGAGGCAGCATCAGATAAGAAAAAATTGAAGGCGATGGAGAGTGCTCTGATTTATCTATTTCAACGGCAGGGTGAGGAGCTTCCCCCAGAAATCGCTGCAGGGATGAGTTTCGTGGAATGA
- the LOC130981482 gene encoding uncharacterized protein LOC130981482, producing the protein MRHPRDGEGWKSFDRRYTDFSGDPRNVRLALASDGFNPYGNLSSKYSIWPVILIPYNLPPWICMKQTNFILSMIIPGPKMPGNDIDVYLQPLIDELKLLWAGVDTYDASEKKTFKMRAALMWTISDFPGLGNLSGWNTYGGRACPTCNLDAETRRLTFSQKWCYMGHRRFLNRDHRYRQDRSRFDGKVEDRSPPTKLTGRDVLRQLEGVPVSQGKVQAMGGKRRRGQQTVVQDESPWKKRSVFFDLPYWENNELRHNLDVMHIEKNVCDNIVFTMLNESGKSKDHLKARKDLQLMGIRQDMWPIEGGKYLGRLKQYVRNRAQPEGSIAEGYLSEEILTFCQILDNVETRIRNSWSKYNSLSSKIIQLANLGIDRNELEQILSMHSEYRASQRENCEVQFGSTDHSNELQWLACGSRAQASRYQAYNVNGFKFRTMSREEGMKTQNSGVYVTSDTRSYASKRDANVAVGGVSYYGRLVDIIELNYSGQFTVVLFKCLWADTTLGRGIRQDVLGHTCVNFANPIHTGDREDDEPYILASEARLVFYV; encoded by the exons ATGAGGCATCCCAGGGATGGCGAGGGTTGGAAGTCATTTGACAGGAGATACACTGACTTCTCTGGCGATCCGCGCAATGTTCGCCTAGCCTTGGCCAGTGATGGCTTTAACCCTTATGGAAACCTCAGTTCAAAGTACTCAATATGGCCAGTGATTCTTATTCCGTACAACCTACCCCCATGGATTTGCATGAAACAAACCAACTTCATTCTCTCTATGATAATTCCCGGTCCTAAAATGCCTGGTAATGACATAGATGTCTACCTACAGCCCCTGATCGACGAGCTCAAGCTGCTGTGGGCTGGTGTCGATACGTATGACGCCAGTGAGAAGAAAACATTCAAGATGCGAGCTGCACTGATGTGGACTATCAGTGATTTCCCTGGCTTGGGCAATTTATCTGGCTGGAATACTTACGGCGGGAGAGCTTGCCCCACGTGCAATTTGGATGCCGAGACTAGGCGACTCACCTTCAGTCAGAAATGGTGTTATATGGGTCATCGTCGCTTTTTGAATCGCGATCACAGATATAGACAGGATCGGAGTAGATTTGATGGCAAGGTAGAGGATAGATCCCCACCTACCAAATTGACTGGTAGGGATGTCCTGAGACAATTGGAGGGTGTTCCCGTCTCACAAGGCAAGGTGCAAGCGATGGGCGGTAAAAGAAGGCGCGGACAGCAGACCGTGGTCCAAGACGAGTCTCCTTGGAAAAAGAGGAGTGTATTCTTTGATCTGCCGTACTGGGAGAATAACGAATTACGTCACAATCTTGACGTGATGCACATAGAGAAGAATGTATGCGACAACATTGTTTTCACCATGTTGAACGAAAGTGGTAAGTCCAAAGACCACCTAAAAGCTCGAAAAGATCTCCAATTGATGGGCATCCGGCAGGATATGTGGCCAATTGAAGGTGGAAA GTACCTAGGTCGTCTCAAGCAGTACGTGCGTAACAGGGCACAACCAGAAGGATCGATTGCAGAGGGCTACTTATCCGAGGAGATTCTCACGTTCTGTCAGATACTAGATAATGTCGAGACTAGGATTAGAAATTCTTGGAGTAAGTACAACAGCCTAAGTTCTAAAATTATACAGTTAGCCAATTTGGGTATTGATAGAAATGAACTTGAACAAATTTTGTCTATGCACAGTGAGTACAGAGCCTCACAAAGAGAAAACTGCGAG GTCCAATTTGGAAGCACGGATCATTCGAACGAGTTACAGTGGCTCGCCTGCGGTTCCCGTGCTCAGGCCAGTCGCTATCAGGCTTACAACGTCAATGGATTTAAATTCAGGACCATGTCGAGGGAGGAAGGGATGAAAACACAGAATAGTGGGGTCTATGTCACTTCGGATACTAGAAGTTATGCAAGTAAACGGGATGCCAATGTTGCTGTTGGCGGTGTCTCGTATTACGGGAGATTAGTAGACATCATCGAGCTAAATTATAGCGGTCAATTCACTGTAGTATTGTTCAAGTGCCTTTGGGCGGACACTACGTTGGGCAGAGGCATCCGGCAAGACGTTTTGGGCCACACCTGTGTCAATTTTGCCAATCCTATCCACACCGGTGATCGAGAAGATGATGAGCCGTATATCTTGGCATCTGAGGCGCGTCTTGTGTTCTACGTATAG
- the LOC130981483 gene encoding uric acid degradation bifunctional protein TTL-like, which yields MGEDYEHCEVDLHPQSCMSSLPEFDVEGLRLTRDGDLEESTIERVEDWKLETRDFFLITRSHWFAEKMIEASPFSSLDHATSFARQLWFKESRIQSWLDAFSGQSHLFRAISYAPGSMIKEMLHWDRKYRAKFGFEFITSTEKWCSQEILDEVKSRYENSLVVELDYAAQKEFKLIAVGLERLWDSKKDSDFVLFICSVYV from the exons ATGGGCGAAGATTATGAACATTGTGAGGTCGACCTTCATCCACAATCCTGTATGAGTAGCCTCCCTGAATTTGATGTCGAAGGCCTGCGGTTGACGAGAGACGGCGATTTAGAAGAGTCCACCATCGAAAGGGTTGAAGATT GGAAATTGGAGACCAGAGACTTCTTTCTCATTACTAGAAGCCATTGGTTCGCAGAGAAGATGATAGAAGCGTCTCCGTTCTCTTCGTTGGACCACGCAACGTCCTTTGCAAGGCAATTGTGGTTCAAAGAGTCCCGCATACAATCATGGTTGGATGCGTTCTCTGGACAAAGTCACCTTTTTCGAGCCATTAGTTATGCACCTGGTTCAATGATAAAG GAAATGCTTCATTGGGACCGAAAGTACCGGGCTAAATTTGGGTTTGAGTTTATAACAAGTACGGAAAAGTGGTGCTCACAGGAAATACTTGACGAGGTGAAG TCACGCTATGAGAACTCTCTTGTTGTTGAACTGGATTATGCAGCACAGAAGGAATTTAAACTCATAGCAGTGGGCCTTGAGCGACTATGGGATAGTAAGAAAGACTCGGATTTTGTACTGTTTATATGTTCTGTTTATGTCTAA